The proteins below come from a single Aegilops tauschii subsp. strangulata cultivar AL8/78 chromosome 6, Aet v6.0, whole genome shotgun sequence genomic window:
- the LOC109734695 gene encoding uncharacterized protein, translating to MDGLVDACKVPRVYKIFGCERYVDQHSLAEHSSRCAHAPCYCYQCTPPFEGSLSLEDHCRLLVAEEDGSVFLLVVGTGKACAGRRPVSTVCVRGNAADADTRLLYWCVLTVTAPPKYEGAHAASLMLNGTVPSCSVPSNVDMEDIWYDFHPKMVHGDSKEVHLVICITKSTIHH from the exons atggacggcctggtcgatgcctgcAAGGTGCCCCGCGTCTACAAGATTTTCGGCTGTGAGAGGTACGTTGACCAGCACTCGCTGGCAGAGCATAGTTCCAGATGCGCGCACGCGCCCTGCTACTGCTATCAGTGCACACCGCCATTTGAGGGCTCGCTG tcgctggaggatcactgCCGCCTACTAGTCGCGGAGGAGGACGGTAGCGTCTTCCTCTTGGTCGTGGGCACCGGCAAGGCCTGCGCAGGCCGCCGCCCTGTCTCTACAGTGTGCGTCAGGGGCAACGCCGCTGACGCCGACACGAGGCTGTTGTACTGGTGCGTGCTTACCGTTACTGCCCCACCGAAGTACGAGGGCGCCCACGCCGCCTCCCTCATGCTGAATGGGACTGTGCCGAGCTGCTCCGTTCCCAGcaatgtggacatggaagacatCTGGTATGATTTTCACCCCAAgatggtgcacggggactccaaggaggttcacctggtcATATGCATTACGAAGTCAACTATTCATCATTAG